A single genomic interval of Haloterrigena salifodinae harbors:
- the rtcA gene encoding RNA 3'-terminal phosphate cyclase, protein MTIDLDGANAGGQFVRTALTLSVLENEPIRIENVRGNRSTQGLRHQHLAVLETMAAVCDADVSGAELGAETIDFEPDLESTADASGWGGAGRGRLAGGTYEVDIGTAGSATLLFDALLPLASVLESQLSVTVTGGTDVQWSPLLDYARRVKLPLLRRVGLTAAIEVDRRGFYPDGGGRATLQFAPSTLEPIELAERGPLEGVRLYSTESASLADRDVAHRQAEGALERLALAEADLEVVDRCERTVESPSPGSAIVLRVDHETGIAGFTALGERGKPAERVGEDAADAANRFLKWDVEDEGEPAPPVDRHMADQLLVFLALAGGHVRIPAVTDHVATSRELLEAFGADLDLDLDLERDAASGADGETASTADDARPALVTVDSTVDT, encoded by the coding sequence ATGACGATCGATCTCGACGGCGCGAACGCGGGTGGCCAGTTCGTCAGGACCGCGCTCACGCTGTCGGTCCTCGAGAACGAACCGATCCGCATCGAGAACGTCCGCGGGAATCGATCCACGCAGGGACTGCGCCACCAGCACTTGGCGGTCCTCGAGACGATGGCCGCAGTCTGCGACGCCGACGTTTCGGGCGCGGAACTGGGCGCCGAGACGATCGACTTCGAGCCCGACCTCGAGTCGACCGCGGACGCCAGCGGCTGGGGCGGCGCCGGACGCGGCCGGCTCGCGGGCGGTACCTACGAGGTCGACATCGGTACCGCGGGGAGCGCGACGCTGCTGTTCGACGCCCTCCTGCCGCTCGCCTCGGTGCTCGAGTCGCAACTGTCGGTGACGGTCACCGGCGGCACCGACGTGCAGTGGTCGCCGCTGCTGGACTACGCGCGACGCGTGAAACTGCCGCTGCTCCGCCGGGTCGGGCTCACCGCCGCGATCGAGGTCGATCGGCGGGGGTTCTATCCCGACGGCGGCGGGCGGGCTACGCTGCAGTTCGCGCCCTCGACGCTCGAGCCGATCGAGCTCGCGGAGCGCGGTCCGCTCGAGGGCGTCCGACTCTACTCGACCGAGTCCGCGTCGCTGGCCGATCGGGACGTGGCTCACCGGCAGGCCGAGGGCGCCCTCGAGCGGCTGGCGCTCGCGGAGGCCGACCTCGAGGTCGTCGACCGTTGCGAACGGACGGTCGAGAGCCCCTCACCAGGCTCGGCGATCGTGCTCCGCGTCGATCACGAGACGGGGATCGCGGGCTTTACCGCGCTGGGCGAGCGCGGCAAACCGGCCGAGCGCGTCGGCGAGGACGCCGCCGACGCCGCGAACCGTTTCCTGAAATGGGATGTCGAGGACGAAGGCGAGCCGGCGCCACCTGTCGACCGCCACATGGCCGATCAGTTGCTCGTCTTCCTTGCGCTCGCGGGCGGTCACGTCCGGATTCCCGCCGTCACGGACCACGTGGCGACGAGCCGCGAATTACTCGAGGCCTTCGGCGCCGATCTCGACCTCGACCTCGACCTCGAGCGCGACGCGGCGAGCGGCGCCGACGGCGAGACCGCTTCCACGGCCGATGACGCTCGGCCGGCGCTGGTGACAGTCGACTCGACCGTCGATACCTGA
- the mutL gene encoding DNA mismatch repair endonuclease MutL, translating to MTDEPPQETEIRQLDEDTVARIAAGEVVERPASAVKELVENSLDADADSVDVTVEEGGTELIRVADDGRGMGEVDVRAAVREHTTSKIEGLEDLESGVATLGFRGEALHTIGSVSRVTICSRPRGESGAGTELVYEGGEVTSVEPTGCPEGTIVEVEDLFYNTPARRKFLKTTATEFAHVNRVVTRYALANPDVAVSLTHDGREVFATTGQGDLQAAVMAVYGREVASSMIPVEADGDDLPPGPLESVSGLVSHPETNRSSPEYLATYVNGRAVTADAVREGIMGAYGAQLGGDRYPFVTLFLEVPGEAVDVNVHPRKREVRFNDDDSVRRQVDAAVESALLEHGLLRSRAPRGRSAPGEASVVPGDAARGTNDGEPTAEDLPAALEGDGESESGSDSSSKPTADDTAAASSRSPSTVDADSADGGSTTGSAGSPPAGGASSGPSGTASSGPSGSDSSGTSETPSGTASSGSAKRPSSEPAESDSSGAPETESTASRAESSTDRGGDDPDRTGREPERKFAAATEQRTLDGEAATGDETAFDSLPALRVLGQLDDTYLVCETDDGLVLIDQHAADERVNYERLQRAFADDPAAQALAEPVELELTAAEAEAFEGYREALSRLGFYADRTDDRTVAVTTVPAVFDETLEPERLRDVLASFVEGDREAGAETVDALADEFLGDLACYPSVTGNTSLTEGSVVDLLEALDDCENPYACPHGRPVIVRFDEREIEDRFERDYPGHQG from the coding sequence ATGACCGACGAGCCACCACAGGAGACCGAGATCCGCCAGCTAGACGAGGACACCGTCGCCCGCATCGCCGCCGGCGAGGTCGTCGAACGCCCCGCCAGCGCGGTGAAGGAACTCGTCGAGAATAGCCTCGACGCGGACGCCGACAGCGTCGACGTCACCGTCGAGGAGGGCGGTACCGAACTGATACGGGTCGCCGACGACGGCCGCGGCATGGGCGAGGTCGACGTCCGCGCGGCCGTCCGCGAGCACACGACGAGCAAGATCGAGGGGCTAGAGGACTTAGAGTCGGGCGTCGCCACGCTGGGCTTTCGTGGCGAAGCCCTACACACCATCGGCTCAGTCTCGCGGGTGACCATCTGCTCGCGCCCGCGCGGCGAATCCGGCGCGGGAACGGAACTCGTCTACGAGGGCGGGGAGGTGACCAGCGTCGAGCCGACGGGCTGTCCCGAGGGAACGATCGTCGAGGTCGAGGACCTCTTCTACAACACGCCCGCCCGCCGGAAGTTCCTCAAGACGACCGCGACGGAGTTCGCCCACGTCAACCGCGTCGTCACGCGCTACGCGCTGGCCAATCCCGACGTCGCGGTCTCGCTGACCCACGACGGCCGCGAGGTGTTCGCGACGACGGGACAGGGCGACCTCCAGGCCGCCGTCATGGCGGTCTACGGCCGCGAAGTCGCCTCGTCGATGATCCCCGTCGAGGCCGACGGCGACGACCTCCCGCCGGGGCCGCTCGAGTCGGTCTCCGGGCTGGTTTCCCATCCCGAGACCAACCGCTCGAGTCCGGAGTATCTCGCGACCTACGTCAACGGCCGGGCGGTCACCGCCGACGCCGTCCGCGAGGGGATCATGGGCGCCTACGGCGCCCAACTGGGCGGCGATCGCTACCCGTTCGTGACGCTCTTTCTCGAGGTGCCCGGCGAGGCCGTCGACGTCAACGTCCACCCCCGGAAGCGGGAGGTCCGGTTCAACGACGACGATTCCGTCCGCCGGCAGGTCGACGCCGCCGTCGAGTCGGCGCTGCTCGAACACGGCCTGCTGCGCTCGCGCGCGCCCCGCGGCCGGTCGGCGCCCGGCGAAGCCAGCGTCGTTCCCGGCGACGCCGCTCGCGGGACGAACGACGGGGAGCCGACGGCCGAGGACCTCCCGGCTGCCCTCGAGGGCGACGGCGAGTCAGAATCGGGATCCGATTCGTCGTCCAAGCCGACGGCCGACGATACCGCAGCGGCCTCGTCGCGGTCGCCGTCGACGGTCGACGCCGACTCCGCCGACGGCGGTTCGACGACGGGTTCGGCCGGATCGCCACCGGCCGGCGGCGCCTCGAGCGGCCCGTCGGGAACCGCTTCGAGCGGTCCGTCCGGCAGCGACTCGAGTGGGACGTCTGAAACTCCGTCGGGAACCGCCTCGAGCGGGTCAGCGAAACGCCCCTCGAGCGAACCGGCAGAGAGCGACTCGAGTGGCGCTCCGGAAACCGAGTCGACAGCGTCTCGAGCGGAGTCGAGCACCGATCGCGGGGGTGACGACCCCGATCGGACCGGCCGCGAGCCGGAGCGCAAGTTCGCCGCGGCCACCGAACAGCGGACCCTCGACGGCGAGGCGGCGACTGGCGACGAGACCGCGTTCGACTCGCTGCCCGCGCTGCGCGTGCTCGGACAGCTCGACGACACCTACCTCGTCTGCGAGACCGACGACGGGCTCGTGTTGATCGACCAGCACGCCGCCGACGAGCGGGTCAACTACGAGCGCCTGCAGCGGGCGTTCGCAGACGACCCCGCCGCACAGGCGCTGGCGGAGCCCGTGGAACTCGAGTTGACCGCCGCCGAGGCCGAGGCCTTCGAGGGGTACCGCGAGGCGCTCTCGCGGCTGGGGTTCTACGCCGACCGGACCGACGACCGGACGGTGGCCGTGACGACCGTCCCCGCCGTCTTCGACGAGACGCTCGAGCCCGAGCGACTGCGGGACGTCCTCGCGTCGTTCGTCGAGGGCGACCGCGAGGCGGGCGCAGAGACGGTCGACGCGCTGGCCGACGAGTTCCTCGGCGACCTGGCCTGCTACCCGTCGGTTACGGGGAACACGTCGCTGACCGAGGGGTCGGTGGTCGACCTCCTCGAGGCCTTGGACGACTGCGAGAATCCGTACGCCTGTCCGCACGGGCGGCCGGTTATCGTTCGGTTCGACGAGCGCGAGATCGAGGATCGGTTCGAGCGGGATTACCCGGGACACCAGGGGTGA
- a CDS encoding dihydrodipicolinate synthase family protein, with product MELQQALRGITTPLVTPFDPDSSDIDEPALRDLLKHLLENDIDAVFPCGTTGEFASLTPEERNRVHEITVDAVDGEVPVLAGAAATSVAETVDYAEDAAAIGADAAVVTPPYFHTANAPEGNQRFIEQVADRSPLPLLLYNIPVCTGQRLEPETVEAVAAHDNILGLKDSSGDLEYFLSVMRRTPDEFLMLQGYDALLVPALRMGADGGVNALSNAVPAQLSELYEASGDERGDRLQDAVSELFGACAAHGFAPAAKTALEYRGVIPSDAVRPPLVEVPDDGRESIGDAVDGLLETSE from the coding sequence ATGGAACTTCAGCAGGCACTCCGTGGAATCACTACTCCGCTCGTCACCCCCTTCGATCCCGACTCGAGCGATATCGACGAACCCGCGCTCCGCGACCTCCTCAAGCACCTCCTCGAGAACGACATCGACGCCGTCTTTCCCTGTGGCACCACGGGCGAGTTCGCCAGTCTCACGCCCGAGGAACGGAACCGCGTCCACGAGATCACGGTCGACGCGGTCGACGGCGAGGTGCCCGTCCTCGCGGGCGCTGCGGCCACGAGCGTCGCCGAGACGGTCGACTACGCCGAGGACGCGGCCGCGATCGGCGCCGACGCGGCGGTCGTCACGCCGCCGTACTTCCACACGGCGAACGCGCCCGAAGGCAACCAGCGATTCATAGAGCAGGTCGCCGATCGATCCCCGCTGCCGCTCCTGCTGTACAACATCCCGGTCTGTACCGGCCAGCGACTGGAACCGGAGACCGTCGAGGCCGTCGCCGCCCACGACAACATTCTCGGCCTGAAGGACTCGAGCGGCGACCTCGAGTACTTCCTGTCGGTCATGCGCCGAACGCCCGACGAGTTTCTCATGCTGCAGGGGTACGACGCGCTTCTCGTCCCTGCGCTACGCATGGGCGCCGACGGCGGCGTGAACGCGCTCTCGAACGCCGTGCCCGCACAGCTTTCCGAACTGTACGAGGCGTCCGGCGACGAGCGCGGCGACCGACTGCAGGATGCCGTCAGCGAACTGTTCGGCGCCTGCGCCGCTCACGGGTTCGCGCCGGCGGCGAAGACCGCCCTCGAGTACCGCGGCGTGATCCCCTCGGACGCCGTCCGTCCGCCGCTGGTCGAGGTCCCCGATGACGGCCGCGAGTCCATTGGGGACGCCGTCGACGGCCTGCTCGAGACGAGCGAGTAG
- a CDS encoding SDR family NAD(P)-dependent oxidoreductase → MHEPEFGVAGKTAIVTGASQGIGESIAKTLAADGANVAICSRSMDRVGPVAEEINESEADGEALAVECNVREREQVQNLVDETVDEFGDIDILVNNAGGEFVAPFEEISENGWQTIVDLNLNSTVHCTQLAGEVMREGDGGAIINLSSVNGQHAAPGESHYGASKAAIIRLTETLAVEWAEHDIRVNCVAPGLVQTPGVAETLGIDSEDMPPREKAERRIGHPEEIADVVQFLASPAASFMNGETVTAKGVPRAGNSMSQDLGLE, encoded by the coding sequence ATGCACGAACCGGAGTTCGGCGTCGCGGGGAAGACCGCGATCGTCACCGGCGCGAGTCAGGGTATCGGGGAATCGATCGCGAAGACGCTCGCGGCCGACGGCGCGAACGTCGCGATCTGTTCGCGTTCGATGGACCGCGTGGGACCGGTCGCGGAGGAGATCAACGAGAGCGAGGCTGACGGCGAGGCGCTGGCCGTCGAGTGCAACGTCCGCGAGCGCGAACAGGTCCAAAACCTGGTCGACGAAACCGTCGACGAGTTCGGCGATATCGACATCCTCGTGAACAACGCCGGCGGGGAGTTCGTCGCCCCCTTCGAGGAGATCTCCGAGAACGGCTGGCAGACGATCGTCGACCTCAACCTCAATAGTACCGTCCACTGCACGCAACTGGCCGGCGAGGTCATGCGCGAAGGCGACGGTGGCGCCATCATCAACCTCTCGTCGGTCAACGGCCAGCACGCCGCGCCCGGCGAGAGCCACTACGGCGCCTCGAAGGCGGCGATCATCCGGCTGACCGAGACGCTGGCCGTCGAGTGGGCCGAACACGACATCCGCGTCAACTGCGTCGCGCCGGGGCTCGTTCAAACGCCGGGCGTCGCCGAGACGCTGGGCATCGACAGCGAGGACATGCCGCCTCGAGAGAAAGCCGAGCGCCGCATCGGTCACCCCGAGGAGATCGCCGACGTCGTGCAGTTCCTCGCCAGTCCCGCCGCCTCGTTCATGAACGGCGAGACTGTGACCGCGAAGGGCGTTCCCCGGGCCGGGAACTCGATGTCGCAGGATCTGGGGCTCGAGTAG
- a CDS encoding YihY/virulence factor BrkB family protein: MDARRSYAVAREVVAVIDEHNVTFMAGSIAHAAFLSLLPLLLLLFLVAGAVGNEYLTEQLVAMARDHLSPAGQGLVYEALTHASERAGASLIGLVSLLWGMLRIFRGVTTAFDELYADGENSFPEKVVNGAVVFAVILIATVGAGFGATTLAAIGHPAVQAATPIALFVALSVAFFPMYYVFPDPDVSVRDALPGTFIAAGGWVVLEAVFGIYVGLVNTVGTFETFGAVILLLIWLYGNALILLVGAAVNVVIGGHHATDREDDRDVDGESTQETVGA, encoded by the coding sequence ATGGACGCGCGACGGAGCTACGCCGTCGCCCGGGAGGTCGTCGCGGTCATCGACGAGCACAACGTGACGTTTATGGCGGGCAGCATCGCCCACGCCGCCTTTCTCTCCCTATTGCCCCTCCTACTCCTGCTATTTCTCGTCGCGGGCGCGGTCGGCAACGAGTACCTGACCGAACAGCTCGTCGCGATGGCTCGCGACCACCTGAGCCCCGCCGGCCAGGGGCTGGTCTACGAGGCGCTGACCCACGCCTCCGAGCGCGCCGGCGCGTCGCTGATCGGGCTCGTTTCCTTGCTGTGGGGGATGTTGCGGATCTTCCGCGGCGTCACGACCGCGTTCGACGAACTCTACGCAGACGGGGAGAACTCGTTCCCCGAGAAGGTCGTCAACGGCGCCGTCGTCTTCGCAGTCATCCTGATCGCCACCGTCGGCGCCGGCTTCGGGGCGACGACGCTGGCCGCGATCGGCCACCCCGCCGTTCAGGCGGCGACGCCGATTGCCCTGTTCGTCGCCCTGTCGGTCGCGTTCTTCCCGATGTACTACGTCTTCCCGGATCCGGACGTCTCGGTTCGAGACGCCCTGCCGGGAACGTTCATCGCCGCTGGGGGCTGGGTCGTCCTCGAGGCGGTCTTCGGGATCTACGTGGGGCTGGTGAACACCGTCGGGACGTTCGAGACGTTCGGCGCGGTCATCCTACTGTTGATCTGGCTCTATGGCAACGCGCTGATTCTGCTGGTCGGCGCGGCGGTCAACGTCGTGATCGGTGGCCACCACGCGACCGACCGTGAGGACGACCGCGATGTCGACGGCGAGAGCACGCAGGAAACAGTCGGGGCGTGA
- a CDS encoding PAS domain-containing protein has translation MTAEDESDERRRRHCQRYHEAVLDLMTDEDVVEGAFDAALRSITETAAEIVGATRVSVWLFDDGGDRLRCVDRYDDRTDDHTGGTELVSADYPAYFEALRTHRSISAGDARTDPRTRELTADYLEPTGVESLLDATLRSEGDVIGVVCHEQVGRTREWTETEIQFAGDVADVVHRALRNHRSAEQRRELEFRRSLLEAQQEAMPDGVLVVGDGGELHTWNTRFRDLWNLSADGLEPPRGDAVLDRIRDRVTDPAAFVRRIEHLTENPAETSHDELAVDDGRVFELYSTPVRSDAGTQYGRLWLVRDITERRERQDELELKNRTIDEAPIGITLSDATQPDNPLVYANDQFERLTGYPREEILGRNCRFLQGERTATEPVDDLRAAIDAERSNTVELRNYRKDESEFWNRVTVAPVADENGDVTNYVGFQQDVTERKEATRQLRVLHRVLRHNLANQMSIIRGTAEQLAERSGGDTEAAAETIVEEADQLLGLTDKHRSIVRLLSERPTPEPIALEPLCRRPCRSVRTDYPHADVTLAGDPNATVVGIPTLETAVHELLVNGVVHGDRTSPSVELRVERRPETVHLRIVDDGPGLPEEEQRIITGDGTVEPLYHGLGMGLWLVHWIVSLSRGTIDIEETGPDGTTIRIELPRADE, from the coding sequence ATGACCGCCGAGGACGAGTCCGACGAGCGGCGACGGCGGCACTGCCAACGCTATCACGAGGCGGTCCTCGATCTCATGACCGACGAGGACGTCGTCGAGGGCGCCTTCGACGCGGCCCTCCGTTCGATCACGGAGACTGCCGCCGAAATCGTCGGTGCGACTCGCGTCAGCGTCTGGCTGTTCGACGACGGCGGCGACCGCCTCCGCTGTGTCGACCGCTACGACGACCGCACGGACGACCACACCGGCGGCACGGAACTGGTCTCGGCCGACTATCCCGCGTACTTCGAGGCGTTACGGACGCACCGATCGATCAGCGCCGGCGACGCCCGTACGGATCCGCGAACGCGGGAACTGACGGCCGACTATCTCGAGCCGACGGGGGTCGAATCGCTGCTCGACGCGACGCTCCGGTCGGAAGGCGACGTGATCGGCGTCGTCTGTCACGAACAGGTCGGCCGGACGCGCGAGTGGACCGAGACCGAGATCCAGTTCGCCGGTGACGTCGCCGACGTCGTCCATCGGGCCCTGCGCAACCACCGCAGCGCCGAGCAGCGACGGGAGCTCGAGTTCCGCCGATCGCTCCTCGAGGCCCAGCAGGAGGCGATGCCCGACGGGGTCCTCGTCGTCGGCGACGGCGGCGAGCTCCACACCTGGAACACCCGGTTTCGCGATCTGTGGAACCTCTCGGCTGACGGGCTCGAGCCGCCCCGCGGCGACGCCGTCCTCGACCGCATTCGCGACCGGGTCACGGACCCGGCGGCGTTCGTCCGCCGGATCGAACACCTCACCGAGAACCCCGCGGAAACGAGCCACGATGAGCTCGCGGTCGACGACGGCCGGGTGTTCGAGCTCTACTCGACGCCGGTTCGCAGCGACGCTGGAACGCAGTACGGTCGCCTCTGGCTCGTCCGCGACATCACGGAGCGACGGGAGCGACAGGACGAACTCGAGTTGAAGAACCGGACGATAGACGAAGCGCCGATCGGAATCACGCTTAGCGACGCCACGCAGCCGGACAATCCGCTCGTCTACGCCAACGATCAGTTCGAACGGCTCACCGGATACCCCCGCGAGGAAATCCTCGGTCGGAACTGTCGGTTCCTCCAGGGCGAGCGAACCGCGACCGAGCCGGTCGACGACTTGCGCGCGGCGATCGACGCGGAACGATCGAACACCGTCGAGCTCCGCAACTACCGGAAGGACGAGAGTGAGTTCTGGAACCGAGTCACCGTCGCACCGGTGGCGGACGAGAACGGGGACGTGACGAACTACGTCGGGTTCCAGCAGGACGTCACCGAGCGCAAGGAAGCGACGCGACAGCTCCGCGTGCTCCACCGCGTCCTGCGGCACAACCTCGCCAACCAGATGAGCATCATCCGGGGGACCGCCGAACAGCTCGCCGAGCGGTCCGGCGGCGACACCGAAGCCGCCGCGGAGACGATCGTCGAGGAGGCCGACCAACTGCTCGGCTTGACCGATAAACACCGCTCGATCGTCCGCCTGTTGAGCGAGCGACCGACGCCGGAGCCGATCGCACTCGAGCCGCTCTGTCGCCGACCGTGTCGGAGCGTCCGCACGGACTACCCCCACGCCGACGTTACGCTCGCGGGCGATCCGAACGCGACCGTCGTCGGGATTCCAACGCTCGAGACGGCGGTTCACGAGCTCCTCGTAAACGGCGTCGTCCACGGCGATCGGACGTCGCCGTCCGTCGAACTCCGCGTCGAGCGGCGACCCGAAACGGTCCATCTTCGGATCGTCGATGACGGTCCCGGCCTTCCCGAGGAGGAGCAGCGGATCATCACCGGCGACGGGACGGTCGAACCCCTCTATCACGGCCTCGGGATGGGGCTGTGGCTTGTTCACTGGATCGTCTCCCTCTCCCGCGGGACGATCGACATCGAGGAAACGGGCCCGGACGGAACGACGATTCGGATCGAACTCCCGCGCGCGGACGAGTGA
- the mutS gene encoding DNA mismatch repair protein MutS, with amino-acid sequence MTEATGIVGEFFSLKEDTDADLLTMQCGDFYEFFGEDAETVSEELDLKVSQKSSHGSSYPMAGVPIDDLTPYLKALVERGYRVAVADQYETDSGHAREVVRVVTPGTLLETTDADAQYLAAVVDGTESPGNGGYGLAFADVTTGRFLVADAEDADDALTELYRFDPVEVLPGPGVRTDDDLLGLVRERIDAALTLHETEAFAPKRAAHTVREQFGEETVDRLDVGEPTLAAAGAVLDYVAETGTGVLASMTRIQAHHGDDHVTLDATTQRNLELTETMQGDREGSLFATIDHTETSAGGRLLKEWLQRPRRSLETLERRQESVAALSSAALARDELQDRLDEAYDLARLASKASHGSADARDLLSVRQTLAVLPALAEAIESNPDLSASPLSDIVDRPDRDAASELREALEEAIADDPPSTVTQGGLFRKGYDDELDEVIDRHEEVKRWLDTLADREKGQYGLSHVTVDRNKTDGYYIQVGKSAADGVPDHYEEIKTLKNSKRFTTDELEEKEREILRLEEQRGNLEYELFEELREEVAARAELLQDVGRALATVDALASLATHAAENRWVQPELHRDDRLDIEQGRHPVVEQTTEFVPNDVRLDEERGFLVVTGPNMSGKSTYMRQVAGIVLLAQIGSFVPAESAEIGLVDGIFTRVGALDELAQGRSTFMVEMSELSNILHTATEDSLVILDEVGRGTATYDGISIAWAATEYLHNEVQAKTLFATHYHELTGLAEKLPRVANVHVAADERDGDVTFLRTVRDGPTDRSYGIHVADLAGVPGPVVERSRDVLERLREEKAIEAKGGSSSEPVQTVFDLGDGEFRGPANADGGEPSETRRTSEGRRSSGSERTDGSRSSSEAPSDGGQSADRDGTDEHEQGETVDPEAKAVLEKFAEIDVNTTPPIELVTEVQKLQERLEETDR; translated from the coding sequence ATGACCGAGGCGACGGGTATCGTCGGAGAGTTCTTCTCGCTCAAGGAGGACACCGACGCCGATCTGCTGACGATGCAGTGTGGCGATTTCTACGAGTTCTTCGGCGAGGACGCCGAGACCGTCAGCGAGGAACTCGATCTCAAAGTCTCCCAGAAGTCCTCGCACGGCTCGTCGTATCCGATGGCCGGCGTGCCGATCGACGATCTGACGCCCTATCTGAAAGCACTGGTCGAGCGCGGCTACCGGGTCGCCGTCGCCGACCAGTACGAGACCGACTCCGGCCACGCCCGCGAGGTCGTCCGCGTCGTCACCCCGGGGACGCTGCTCGAGACAACCGACGCCGACGCGCAGTACCTGGCGGCGGTGGTCGACGGCACCGAGTCCCCAGGCAACGGCGGCTACGGCCTCGCCTTCGCCGACGTGACGACGGGACGGTTCCTCGTGGCCGACGCCGAGGACGCCGACGACGCGCTGACCGAACTGTACCGGTTCGATCCTGTCGAGGTGTTGCCGGGTCCCGGCGTGCGCACCGACGACGACCTGCTGGGCCTCGTGCGAGAGCGGATCGACGCCGCGCTGACGCTCCACGAGACGGAGGCCTTCGCGCCCAAGCGAGCCGCTCACACCGTCCGGGAGCAGTTCGGCGAGGAGACGGTCGACCGCCTCGACGTCGGCGAGCCGACCCTCGCGGCCGCCGGCGCGGTGCTCGATTACGTCGCGGAGACCGGCACCGGCGTGCTCGCCTCGATGACCCGCATTCAGGCCCACCACGGCGACGACCACGTCACGCTGGACGCGACCACCCAGCGCAATCTCGAACTGACCGAAACGATGCAAGGCGACCGCGAGGGATCTCTGTTCGCGACGATCGACCACACCGAGACCAGCGCCGGTGGCCGTCTGTTAAAGGAGTGGCTCCAGCGGCCCCGACGATCGCTCGAGACGCTCGAGCGCCGCCAAGAGAGCGTCGCCGCGCTGTCCTCGGCGGCGCTGGCCCGCGACGAGTTACAGGACCGGCTGGACGAGGCCTACGACCTGGCGCGGCTAGCCTCGAAGGCGAGCCACGGAAGCGCCGACGCGCGTGATTTGCTCTCGGTACGGCAGACGCTCGCGGTGCTGCCCGCGCTCGCGGAGGCCATCGAGTCGAACCCCGACCTCTCGGCGTCGCCGCTGTCGGACATCGTCGACCGGCCCGACCGGGACGCCGCGAGCGAACTGCGGGAGGCCCTCGAGGAGGCCATCGCGGACGATCCGCCGTCGACGGTGACGCAGGGGGGACTCTTCCGGAAGGGCTACGACGACGAGTTGGACGAGGTGATCGACCGCCACGAGGAGGTCAAGCGGTGGCTCGATACGCTCGCCGACCGGGAGAAAGGGCAGTACGGTCTGAGCCACGTGACCGTCGACCGAAACAAGACCGACGGCTACTACATTCAGGTCGGCAAGTCGGCCGCCGACGGCGTCCCCGATCACTACGAGGAGATCAAGACGCTCAAGAACTCCAAGCGCTTTACGACCGACGAATTAGAGGAGAAGGAACGCGAGATCCTGCGACTCGAGGAGCAACGGGGTAACCTCGAGTACGAACTGTTCGAGGAACTGCGCGAGGAGGTCGCCGCGCGGGCGGAACTGCTCCAGGATGTCGGGCGGGCGCTGGCGACCGTCGACGCGCTGGCGAGTCTGGCGACCCACGCGGCCGAGAATCGGTGGGTTCAGCCCGAGTTGCACCGTGACGACCGCCTCGACATCGAGCAGGGCCGCCACCCGGTCGTCGAGCAGACGACGGAGTTCGTCCCGAACGACGTGCGACTGGACGAAGAGCGGGGCTTTCTCGTCGTCACTGGCCCTAACATGTCCGGTAAGTCGACCTACATGCGACAGGTTGCCGGAATCGTCCTGCTGGCCCAGATCGGAAGCTTCGTCCCCGCCGAATCGGCCGAGATCGGGCTGGTCGACGGTATCTTCACCCGCGTCGGCGCGCTGGACGAACTCGCCCAGGGCCGCTCGACGTTCATGGTCGAGATGAGCGAACTCTCGAACATCCTCCACACCGCGACCGAGGACTCGCTGGTGATCTTAGACGAGGTGGGCCGCGGCACGGCGACCTACGACGGCATCTCCATCGCGTGGGCCGCGACGGAGTATCTGCACAACGAGGTGCAGGCGAAGACGCTCTTTGCCACTCACTACCACGAGTTGACCGGCCTCGCCGAGAAGCTGCCCCGCGTCGCCAACGTCCACGTCGCAGCCGACGAACGCGACGGCGACGTCACCTTCCTCCGGACGGTTCGTGACGGTCCGACGGATCGCTCCTACGGGATCCACGTCGCCGACCTCGCCGGTGTTCCTGGCCCAGTCGTCGAGCGCTCGAGAGACGTTCTCGAGCGCCTGCGCGAGGAGAAGGCGATCGAAGCGAAGGGGGGCTCCTCGAGCGAGCCTGTCCAGACCGTCTTCGACCTCGGCGACGGCGAGTTCCGCGGGCCGGCGAACGCGGACGGGGGTGAGCCGAGTGAAACGAGGCGAACGTCAGAAGGCCGCCGGTCTTCTGGAAGTGAGCGAACCGACGGTTCGCGATCCTCGTCGGAGGCACCCTCCGACGGTGGCCAATCGGCCGACAGGGACGGGACGGACGAACACGAACAGGGCGAGACGGTCGACCCCGAGGCGAAGGCCGTCCTCGAGAAGTTCGCGGAGATCGACGTGAACACGACGCCGCCGATCGAACTGGTCACGGAGGTCCAGAAGCTCCAGGAGCGCCTCGAGGAGACGGACCGCTGA